The DNA region GGATGTGGTTGCAGCCTATCCGATAACTCCACAAACAATAATTGTGGAGAGAATATCCGAGTTCGTCCACAATGGAGAGGTGGACATGGAATTCATAAGGGTAGAAAGCGAACACAGCGCCCTAAGTGCGAGCTGGGGGGCGGCTCTCGCTGGGGCGAGGGCGTTTACTGCCACTGCTGCAAACGGTCTAGCCTTAATGTGGGAGATCTTGTACATAACCGCTTCCACTAGGACTCCGGTCGTCATGGCCGTCGTTAACAGAGCTTTGAGCGCGCCGATAAACATTCATAATGATCATAGTGACAGCATGGGAGCTAGGGACTCCGGTTGGATTCAGATCTACAGCGAAGATGCGCAGGAGGCCTATGATAACACCATAATGGCCTTCAGGATAGCTGAGGAGGCGATGTTACCTGTCATGGTAACCTTAGACGGATTCACCATATCTCATACACTGCAAAACGTCTCGGTTCTTCCTGATGAGGTTGTTTCAAACTTCGTCGGGATCAGGAAGATCCCAAGGATCAAGCTACCCCACATCTATGGGGAGAAGGAGATACCACTGATGCTGAACCCGAAGTATCCGATATCGTTCGGGCCACTGGACTTGTTCGACTACTACTTCGAGCATAAGGTCCAGCAGAATGAGGCCATGAAGGCTTCCATCCCCATCATAGAGAAGGTTCACAGGGAGTTCGCTGAGATAAGCGGAAGGTCTTACGAGCCCGTCCACATGATCCCCTATAAAACGGAGGACGCGGATGTCGTGCTGCTGGGCCTCTCCTCAACCATGAGTGTGGTGAGGAAGGTTGTGGACGAGCTGAGGAGTGAGGGGAAGAAGGTGGGTGCCATAAGGTTGAGGGTATTCAGGCCTTTCCCAGCTGACATGATTAGGAAGGAACTTTCTAAGATCAGCACTGTAGGTATCCTTGATAGATCGTTGAGCTTCGGGGCCGAGGGTGGTCCCGTATTCATGGAGGTGAGATCTGCCCTTTACAGCTCCTCCTCGAAGCCCACCGTATACGACTATGTGTACGGGCTTGGAGGAAGAGATTTACCGCCCAAACTGATAAAGAAGGCGTTCAACGAACTCCTTGAGGCTAGAGAAGAGCCAGAGAAGCCTGTTATCAAGTATCTGGGGGTGAGGGAGTGATGGTAGCTAAGGCTGTATGGAGGCCGGATATAAAGGAACTGGCGAGGATAGAGGGTCAGAAGAGGCCTGTTGAGTCCGGTCACAGGTTGTGCGCAGGCTGCGGCGCGGGGATAATAATAAGGCAGATAGCCATGGCAGCTAGAAAGCCGCTAGTCTGGATAAATGCCACGGGATGCGTTGAAGTAGCGACGACCATATTCCCGTACACCTCTTGGAACATCCCTTGGGCTCACAATGCCTTTGAGAACGCCGCAGCTGTCGGGTCCGGAGTGGAAGCCGCTAGAAAGAAGCTAGCTAGGGTGAACAGGTTCGATGGAGATCCCGATGTAGAATTGGATTACGACGTGATAGTGCTTGGTGGAGATGGAGGTACTTACGATATAGGACTGCAGGCGATATCCGGGGCCTTTGAGAGGAGGCATAAGATCATGTATGTGCTATATGACAACGAGGCTTACATGAACACCGGTATACAGAGGTCAGGTGGAACGCC from Thermoproteota archaeon includes:
- a CDS encoding transketolase C-terminal domain-containing protein produces the protein MVVQKLVSQTMMALNGDEAVAWAVKQSNVDVVAAYPITPQTIIVERISEFVHNGEVDMEFIRVESEHSALSASWGAALAGARAFTATAANGLALMWEILYITASTRTPVVMAVVNRALSAPINIHNDHSDSMGARDSGWIQIYSEDAQEAYDNTIMAFRIAEEAMLPVMVTLDGFTISHTLQNVSVLPDEVVSNFVGIRKIPRIKLPHIYGEKEIPLMLNPKYPISFGPLDLFDYYFEHKVQQNEAMKASIPIIEKVHREFAEISGRSYEPVHMIPYKTEDADVVLLGLSSTMSVVRKVVDELRSEGKKVGAIRLRVFRPFPADMIRKELSKISTVGILDRSLSFGAEGGPVFMEVRSALYSSSSKPTVYDYVYGLGGRDLPPKLIKKAFNELLEAREEPEKPVIKYLGVRE
- a CDS encoding thiamine pyrophosphate-dependent enzyme, with the protein product MVAKAVWRPDIKELARIEGQKRPVESGHRLCAGCGAGIIIRQIAMAARKPLVWINATGCVEVATTIFPYTSWNIPWAHNAFENAAAVGSGVEAARKKLARVNRFDGDPDVELDYDVIVLGGDGGTYDIGLQAISGAFERRHKIMYVLYDNEAYMNTGIQRSGGTPFGARTTTTPVGKVIKGKPLFKKPIMDIMVAHGIPYAATVSPAYWNDALVKFRKGFEAEGPAFIHAFSTCPLGWGSAPEDTVKIMKLAVETCVFPLYEVVDGEYRLTGPSVSIAKNPDRKKPVEEYLKLQGRFRHMFKPENKWMIEKFQEWVDRQWETLLKKAGY